One region of Oikeobacillus pervagus genomic DNA includes:
- a CDS encoding cysteine desulfurase, whose amino-acid sequence MNIKEVRQYFPILDQEVNGNPLVYLDSAATSQKPLPVIETIEKYYKEYNSNVHRGVHTLGTKATDAYEGAREKVRKFINAKSMEEVIFTRGTTTSINTIAASYGREQVKEGDEIVITYMEHHSNIIPWQQLAKQTGATLKYIPMQKDGTLTLEDVRKTVTPQTKIVSVMLVSNVLGTINPIKDITKIAHENGAIMVVDGAQGVPHLKVDVQDLDCDFLAFSGHKMCGPTGIGVLYGKKQLLENMEPVEFGGEMIDFVGLYESTWKELPWKFEGGTPIIAGAIGLGAAIDFLEQVGLEEIEKYEHHLAAYALEKMGEIEGIEIYGPKQAEKRAGLVTFNIGDVHPHDVATVLDAEGIAVRAGHHCAQPLMKWLDVSATARASFYLYNTEEDIDKLVQGLMKTKEFFSDVF is encoded by the coding sequence ATGAACATAAAAGAAGTCCGTCAATATTTTCCGATTCTAGACCAAGAAGTCAATGGGAATCCACTCGTTTATTTAGACAGTGCAGCGACATCTCAAAAGCCGCTGCCTGTTATTGAAACAATCGAAAAATATTATAAGGAATATAATTCGAATGTTCATCGAGGCGTTCATACTCTTGGCACAAAAGCAACCGACGCTTATGAAGGTGCCCGTGAGAAGGTTCGCAAATTTATCAATGCAAAATCGATGGAAGAAGTAATTTTTACAAGAGGGACGACAACATCTATTAACACCATTGCTGCAAGCTATGGACGTGAGCAAGTAAAAGAAGGCGATGAAATCGTCATTACGTATATGGAACATCATAGTAATATTATTCCGTGGCAACAACTAGCAAAACAAACGGGGGCAACATTAAAATATATTCCGATGCAAAAAGACGGAACTCTTACACTTGAGGATGTAAGAAAAACGGTCACTCCTCAGACGAAAATTGTTTCTGTTATGCTTGTGTCCAATGTGTTAGGAACGATTAATCCGATTAAAGACATTACGAAGATTGCCCATGAAAATGGTGCGATTATGGTGGTGGATGGAGCCCAAGGTGTTCCACATCTAAAAGTAGACGTTCAAGATTTGGATTGTGATTTCCTTGCCTTTTCTGGACATAAAATGTGTGGCCCAACAGGTATTGGGGTATTATATGGGAAAAAACAGCTTTTAGAAAATATGGAACCAGTTGAATTTGGTGGGGAAATGATTGATTTCGTTGGTCTATATGAATCAACGTGGAAAGAACTTCCTTGGAAATTTGAAGGAGGTACCCCTATTATCGCAGGTGCCATCGGTTTAGGAGCTGCGATCGATTTCCTTGAACAAGTAGGATTAGAGGAAATTGAAAAATATGAGCATCATTTAGCCGCTTATGCATTGGAAAAAATGGGTGAGATTGAAGGAATCGAAATCTATGGACCAAAACAAGCGGAAAAACGTGCAGGCCTTGTCACATTTAATATTGGCGATGTTCATCCTCATGATGTAGCAACCGTATTAGATGCAGAAGGAATTGCTGTTCGTGCAGGCCATCATTGTGCTCAGCCATTAATGAAATGGTTGGATGTGTCAGCAACAGCACGCGCTAGCTTTTATTTATATAATACTGAGGAAGATATTGATAAGCTTGTACAAGGGCTTATGAAAACGAAGGAGTTTTTCAGCGATGTCTTTTAA
- the sufD gene encoding Fe-S cluster assembly protein SufD, producing the protein MTVDITLPVDQEYIRSFSKELGENEWLTTMRLKALESAAELPMPRPDKTKIDKWNFTQFQHHYVKSDAFTSLDEVPEEVKALINLNDQHNNLYIQRNNTPAFLAISNELKEKGVIFTDIITAAKEHSDLVKKFFMTEAVTVEENKLTALHTALMNGGIFLFVPKGVVLEKPIQSIFLHDQNDATFFNHVLVVAEENSSVTYVENYLSTTGETEGIANIIVEVIAGNNAKVAFGAVDHLSSGITTYVNRRGVAKRDARIEWALGQMNDGDTISENETTLLGDGSFADTKTVVVGRGKQTQNFTTRVVQFGKNTEGYILKHGVMKDEATSIFNGIGKIEHGASKANAEQESRVLMLSEKARGDANPILLIDEDDVTAGHAASVGRVDPVQLYYLMSRGIPQKEAERLVIHGFLAPVVNQIPIEAVKKQLTEVIERKVR; encoded by the coding sequence ATGACTGTAGATATTACACTACCAGTAGATCAGGAGTATATCCGCTCTTTTTCAAAAGAACTTGGTGAAAATGAATGGTTAACAACGATGCGTTTGAAAGCATTGGAAAGTGCAGCGGAACTCCCGATGCCAAGACCAGATAAAACAAAGATTGACAAATGGAATTTTACACAATTTCAACATCATTATGTGAAAAGTGATGCTTTCACTTCATTGGATGAGGTACCAGAAGAAGTTAAAGCACTTATTAATCTCAATGATCAACATAATAATTTATATATTCAACGGAATAATACACCGGCATTTTTAGCCATCTCAAATGAGCTAAAAGAAAAAGGGGTTATTTTTACAGATATCATCACAGCCGCTAAAGAACATAGTGACTTGGTCAAAAAATTCTTTATGACGGAAGCGGTGACTGTAGAGGAAAATAAATTAACGGCTTTACACACAGCGTTAATGAATGGTGGTATCTTCCTTTTTGTACCAAAAGGTGTTGTGCTTGAAAAACCAATCCAATCTATTTTCCTTCATGATCAAAACGATGCCACATTCTTTAATCATGTTCTCGTTGTAGCGGAAGAAAACAGCTCAGTCACCTATGTAGAAAACTACTTATCTACAACAGGGGAAACAGAAGGAATTGCCAATATTATTGTGGAAGTGATTGCTGGAAATAATGCGAAAGTCGCCTTCGGTGCAGTCGATCATTTATCAAGTGGAATTACGACTTACGTAAACCGCCGCGGGGTGGCAAAACGTGATGCTCGAATCGAATGGGCACTTGGACAAATGAATGATGGCGATACCATTTCTGAAAATGAAACCACATTACTAGGGGACGGATCGTTTGCCGATACAAAAACCGTTGTCGTTGGACGTGGAAAACAAACACAAAACTTTACAACAAGAGTCGTTCAATTTGGTAAAAACACAGAAGGATATATTTTAAAGCACGGCGTAATGAAAGATGAAGCAACTTCCATCTTTAATGGAATTGGAAAAATCGAGCATGGTGCATCTAAAGCCAATGCAGAACAAGAATCACGCGTGCTTATGTTAAGTGAAAAAGCAAGAGGAGATGCCAACCCGATTCTTTTAATTGATGAAGATGATGTAACAGCAGGTCATGCGGCTTCTGTTGGACGTGTAGACCCTGTTCAGCTTTATTATTTAATGAGTCGTGGGATTCCTCAAAAAGAAGCTGAAAGACTTGTCATTCATGGATTTTTGGCTCCAGTTGTAAATCAAATACCAATCGAGGCTGTGAAAAAGCAACTGACTGAGGTTATTGAAAGGAAAGTTCGATAA
- a CDS encoding bifunctional metallophosphatase/5'-nucleotidase, with product MNEIMITLLYTSDIHGNILPLLYGTNEEADLGLAKFASIVEQKRKETDHLLVVDNGDCIQGTPLMSHYVKEHADRPNPIIETLNTIQIDAAVVGNHEFNFGQSILHQAVKESHFPWLAANVVDSEQNEPYFGQPYLIKTFTSGIKVAIVGATTQYTPNWEKPDHLKGMRFIEATSTLQKWIEHIKKEEKPDVLIVAYHGGFERDIETGEPTEQLTGENEGYRIAQTLPDVDVLLTGHQHRILTGCIDDCLVIQPGHHGSAYGEIQLTLVHSASHGWRITRKKAYIHTLEDVQASEKIIQMVSSLEASTQRWLDQPIGIIQGDMTIINPLHVRLQKHPFIELIQTIQMEASGVDISVTALLSNDSPGFSHSVTMREVVSNYIFPNSLVVLALTGQNIKDAIEQSATYFILKEDDTIQVNPTYTTPKPQHFNYDMWEGIHYIIDVSRPFGSRITHLSYKEEPLQMDREYEVVMNNYRASGGGNFDMFCQKRVVKEIQRDMVDLISDYFQQHPIIKARVTNNFKVVH from the coding sequence ATGAACGAAATAATGATTACACTATTGTATACGAGTGATATTCACGGCAATATCCTCCCACTCCTTTATGGAACAAACGAAGAAGCTGACCTTGGTTTAGCCAAATTCGCTTCCATTGTGGAACAAAAGCGTAAAGAAACCGACCATCTATTAGTGGTCGATAACGGCGATTGTATACAAGGAACACCACTTATGTCTCATTACGTAAAAGAGCATGCAGATCGTCCCAATCCTATTATTGAAACGCTAAATACGATTCAAATAGATGCAGCAGTCGTTGGGAACCATGAATTTAATTTTGGACAATCGATTTTACACCAAGCTGTCAAGGAATCTCACTTCCCTTGGCTTGCAGCAAACGTAGTCGATTCTGAGCAAAATGAACCTTATTTTGGTCAACCATATCTCATTAAAACATTCACTTCTGGTATAAAGGTAGCGATAGTAGGGGCAACAACTCAGTATACACCAAATTGGGAAAAGCCAGACCATTTAAAAGGGATGAGATTTATAGAAGCAACTTCTACGCTACAAAAGTGGATAGAGCATATAAAGAAAGAAGAAAAGCCAGACGTCCTCATCGTCGCGTATCACGGTGGATTCGAACGAGATATCGAGACAGGGGAGCCTACCGAACAGCTGACCGGGGAAAATGAAGGGTACCGTATAGCACAAACATTACCCGATGTGGATGTCTTATTAACAGGACATCAACATCGTATATTAACTGGATGTATTGACGATTGTCTCGTCATTCAACCTGGACATCACGGATCAGCATATGGCGAAATTCAGCTAACGTTAGTGCATAGTGCAAGTCACGGCTGGCGCATCACTCGTAAAAAAGCGTATATTCATACGTTGGAAGATGTACAAGCAAGTGAAAAAATCATTCAAATGGTATCTTCTTTAGAAGCTTCTACTCAACGTTGGCTAGATCAACCAATCGGGATAATTCAAGGAGATATGACGATTATCAATCCACTTCACGTGCGCCTTCAAAAACATCCATTCATTGAATTGATCCAAACGATTCAAATGGAAGCAAGCGGTGTCGATATTTCAGTTACGGCTTTATTAAGTAATGATTCGCCTGGATTCTCCCATTCCGTCACCATGCGTGAGGTTGTTTCTAATTATATTTTCCCAAACTCGTTAGTTGTTCTAGCACTTACAGGTCAAAATATAAAAGATGCCATCGAACAAAGCGCGACTTATTTTATTTTAAAAGAAGATGATACTATTCAAGTAAATCCTACTTATACGACACCAAAACCTCAACATTTCAATTATGATATGTGGGAAGGCATTCACTATATAATTGATGTATCACGCCCATTCGGTTCACGCATCACACATCTTTCTTACAAAGAAGAGCCGTTACAGATGGACCGAGAATACGAAGTCGTCATGAACAATTATCGTGCAAGTGGGGGCGGGAATTTCGATATGTTCTGTCAAAAACGAGTCGTCAAAGAGATTCAACGTGACATGGTTGATCTAATCAGTGACTACTTTCAACAGCACCCGATCATCAAAGCGCGTGTAACGAACAATTTCAAAGTGGTCCATTGA
- the sufB gene encoding Fe-S cluster assembly protein SufB, whose product MAKKMPEIGDYKYGFRDKDISVYRSKRGLTREIVEEISKMKEEPQWMLDFRLKSLQHFYDKPMPQWGGDLQELNFDEITYYVKPSEKSERSWDEVPEEIKQTFDKLGIPEAEQKYLAGVSAQYESEVVYHNMKEDLEELGIVFKDTDSALKENEDIFRKYWAKVIPPTDNKFAALNSAVWSGGSFIYVPPGVKVDTPLQAYFRINSENMGQFERTLIIVDEGAHVHYVEGCTAPVYTTNSLHSAVVEIFVNKNGYCRYTTIQNWANNVFNLVTKRAVCEENATMEWIDGNIGSKLTMKYPAVILKGEGARGMTLSIAIAGKGQCQDAGAKMIHLAPNTSSTIVSKSISKHGGKVNYRGMVHMGRKADGARANIECDTLIMDNQSTSDTIPYNEILNNNISLEHEAKVSKVSEEQLFYLMSRGISEEEATEMIVMGFIEPFTKELPMEYAVEMNRLIKFEMEGSIG is encoded by the coding sequence ATGGCGAAGAAAATGCCGGAAATCGGGGATTACAAATACGGCTTTAGAGATAAAGATATTTCCGTTTACCGTTCAAAACGGGGATTAACTCGTGAAATTGTCGAAGAAATCTCCAAGATGAAAGAAGAACCTCAATGGATGTTAGACTTCCGCTTGAAATCTCTTCAACATTTCTATGATAAACCAATGCCACAATGGGGTGGAGATTTACAAGAATTAAACTTTGATGAAATTACGTATTATGTAAAACCATCTGAGAAGTCAGAGCGTTCATGGGATGAAGTACCAGAAGAAATCAAACAAACTTTTGATAAGCTAGGAATCCCAGAAGCGGAACAAAAATATTTAGCAGGGGTTTCAGCTCAGTACGAATCTGAAGTTGTGTATCATAATATGAAAGAAGATCTTGAAGAGTTAGGAATCGTCTTCAAAGATACGGATTCTGCCTTGAAGGAAAATGAAGATATTTTCCGCAAATATTGGGCAAAAGTGATCCCGCCAACTGATAACAAATTCGCTGCTTTAAACTCGGCTGTCTGGTCTGGAGGTTCCTTCATTTACGTTCCACCAGGTGTAAAAGTAGATACGCCACTACAAGCATACTTCCGAATTAACTCAGAAAACATGGGTCAATTCGAACGTACATTAATTATTGTAGACGAAGGGGCACATGTCCATTACGTAGAAGGCTGTACAGCGCCAGTCTATACAACAAACTCTTTACACAGTGCGGTTGTTGAAATCTTTGTTAACAAAAATGGTTACTGCCGTTATACGACGATTCAAAACTGGGCAAACAACGTATTTAATCTTGTTACAAAGCGTGCTGTTTGTGAAGAAAACGCGACAATGGAATGGATCGACGGGAACATCGGTTCTAAATTAACGATGAAATACCCAGCAGTCATTCTTAAAGGAGAAGGTGCACGCGGTATGACACTTTCCATTGCTATCGCTGGAAAAGGACAATGCCAAGATGCAGGGGCAAAAATGATTCATCTTGCACCAAATACTTCCTCCACAATCGTATCAAAATCGATCTCAAAACACGGAGGAAAAGTCAATTACCGTGGAATGGTACACATGGGACGCAAAGCAGACGGAGCACGTGCCAATATCGAATGTGATACACTCATCATGGATAACCAATCCACTTCCGATACAATTCCATACAATGAAATTTTAAACAATAATATTTCATTAGAACACGAAGCAAAAGTTTCCAAAGTATCAGAAGAACAATTATTCTATCTAATGAGCCGTGGAATCTCCGAAGAAGAAGCAACAGAAATGATCGTAATGGGCTTTATCGAACCATTCACAAAAGAATTACCAATGGAATACGCAGTAGAAATGAATAGATTGATCAAGTTCGAGATGGAAGGATCAATTGGTTAA
- the sufU gene encoding Fe-S cluster assembly sulfur transfer protein SufU has translation MSFNNLDQLYRQVIMDHYKKPRNKGKIEDGALTVDMNNPTCGDQIHLTMNVEDGIVTDAKFEGEGCSISMASASMMTQAIKGKDIDTAIKLSKIFSDMMQGNEYPDDLDLGDIEALQGVSKFPARIKCATLAWKAMEKGLKEEK, from the coding sequence ATGTCTTTTAATAATTTAGACCAGCTATACCGTCAAGTCATCATGGATCATTATAAAAAGCCTCGTAATAAAGGAAAGATTGAAGACGGCGCTTTAACCGTTGATATGAATAATCCAACATGTGGGGACCAAATTCATTTGACGATGAATGTGGAAGATGGAATCGTAACGGATGCTAAATTTGAAGGGGAAGGCTGTTCGATTTCGATGGCTTCCGCTTCTATGATGACACAAGCAATTAAAGGAAAAGATATAGATACAGCCATCAAACTATCAAAGATTTTCTCCGACATGATGCAAGGAAATGAATATCCTGATGATCTAGATTTAGGGGATATTGAAGCACTTCAAGGTGTGTCCAAATTTCCTGCCAGAATTAAATGTGCGACATTAGCGTGGAAAGCGATGGAAAAGGGTCTGAAAGAAGAAAAATAG